In the Bradyrhizobium guangzhouense genome, one interval contains:
- the cyoB gene encoding cytochrome o ubiquinol oxidase subunit I, producing MLGKLDWSAIPFDQPIPLIAGGVVLIGILAVLIWVVVKGHLPYLWHEWITSVDHKRIGVMYILLASVMLLRGGSDAIMMRIQQAIAYQSQGYLPPEHYNQIFSAHGTIMIFFVAMPFVIGLMNLVVPLQLGVRDVAFPTLNSVGFWLTATGALLVNLSLVIGEFARTGWLAFPPLSELSYSPGVGVDYYAWSLQISGVGTLVAGINLVTTVLKLRTKGMNYLRMPMFCWTTLASNLLIVAAFPILTATLAMLLLDRYLGFHFFTNEAGGNIMMFMNLIWAWGHPEVYILVLPAFGIFSEVVSTFSGKALFGYRSMVLATMAICLIAFMVWLHHFFTMGAGPDVNAIFGIASMVIAVPTGVKIYNWLFTMYGGRIRFATPMLWAVGFMVTFIIGGLTGVLVAVPPADFMLHNSMFLVAHFHNVIIGGVLFGAFAGFEYWFPKAFGFRLDERWGKLAFWFTFVGFYITFVPLYVAGMLGMTRRLQHYDVAEWRPWMIVAAIGMAVLSVGVICQILQLVVSIRNREALRDRTGDPWDGRSLEWATSSPPPVFNFAFHPDVRGEDAYWDMKIAAQQQSLEHEVPEYHDIEMPRNSPTGFVCAFFATIMGFALIWHIWWMVILGGIGAFATFVVFAWRDHDEYVIPAAEVAAIDRVNLEERRNLVSMAGAI from the coding sequence ATGCTCGGTAAGCTCGACTGGTCGGCCATTCCGTTCGATCAGCCAATTCCGCTCATCGCGGGCGGCGTGGTGCTGATCGGGATTCTTGCCGTGCTGATCTGGGTCGTCGTGAAGGGGCATCTGCCCTATCTCTGGCACGAATGGATCACCAGCGTTGACCACAAGCGCATCGGTGTCATGTACATCCTGCTCGCCTCGGTGATGCTGCTACGTGGCGGCAGTGATGCCATCATGATGCGGATCCAGCAGGCGATCGCCTATCAGTCGCAGGGCTATCTGCCGCCGGAGCACTACAACCAGATCTTTTCGGCGCACGGCACCATCATGATCTTCTTCGTGGCGATGCCGTTCGTGATTGGACTGATGAACCTGGTCGTGCCGCTTCAGCTTGGCGTGCGCGACGTCGCGTTTCCGACGCTGAATTCGGTCGGCTTCTGGCTCACCGCGACGGGTGCCCTGCTGGTCAATCTGTCGCTCGTGATCGGCGAGTTCGCGCGCACCGGCTGGCTCGCCTTTCCGCCGCTGTCGGAGCTGTCTTATTCACCGGGCGTCGGCGTCGACTATTACGCCTGGTCGCTCCAGATCTCCGGCGTCGGCACGCTGGTGGCGGGCATCAACCTCGTCACGACAGTGCTGAAGCTGCGTACCAAGGGCATGAACTATCTGCGCATGCCGATGTTCTGCTGGACCACGCTGGCCTCGAATCTCCTCATCGTCGCGGCGTTCCCGATCCTGACTGCGACGCTCGCGATGCTGCTGCTCGACCGTTACCTCGGCTTCCATTTCTTCACCAACGAGGCCGGCGGAAACATCATGATGTTCATGAACCTGATCTGGGCCTGGGGGCATCCGGAGGTCTACATCCTCGTGCTGCCGGCCTTCGGCATCTTTTCCGAGGTGGTCTCAACCTTCTCCGGCAAGGCGCTGTTCGGCTATCGCTCCATGGTGCTGGCCACGATGGCGATCTGCCTCATCGCGTTCATGGTCTGGCTGCATCACTTCTTCACGATGGGCGCAGGCCCCGACGTCAACGCCATCTTCGGCATCGCCAGCATGGTCATCGCGGTGCCGACGGGTGTGAAGATCTACAACTGGCTTTTCACGATGTACGGCGGCCGCATCCGCTTTGCGACGCCAATGCTTTGGGCGGTCGGTTTCATGGTCACCTTCATCATCGGTGGCCTCACCGGCGTGCTGGTCGCGGTGCCGCCGGCGGACTTCATGCTCCACAACAGCATGTTCCTGGTGGCTCACTTCCACAACGTCATCATCGGCGGTGTGCTGTTCGGCGCCTTTGCCGGCTTTGAATACTGGTTTCCGAAGGCATTCGGTTTCCGTCTCGACGAACGCTGGGGCAAGCTGGCGTTCTGGTTCACTTTCGTGGGCTTCTACATCACCTTCGTCCCTCTCTATGTTGCCGGCATGCTCGGCATGACGCGGCGGTTGCAGCACTATGATGTCGCGGAGTGGCGGCCCTGGATGATCGTGGCGGCAATCGGCATGGCCGTTCTGTCGGTCGGCGTGATCTGCCAGATCCTGCAGCTCGTCGTCAGCATCCGCAACCGCGAGGCCTTGCGTGACCGCACCGGTGACCCCTGGGATGGCCGGTCGCTGGAATGGGCGACCTCGTCGCCGCCGCCGGTGTTCAACTTCGCCTTCCATCCTGATGTCCGCGGCGAGGATGCCTATTGGGACATGAAGATCGCTGCCCAACAGCAATCGCTCGAGCACGAGGTACCCGAATATCACGACATTGAAATGCCCCGGAACTCGCCGACCGGCTTCGTCTGCGCGTTCTTCGCCACGATCATGGGCTTTGCGCTGATCTGGCACATCTGGTGGATGGTGATTTTGGGCGGCATCGGAGCCTTCGCGACCTTCGTCGTGTTCGCCTGGCGAGACCATGACGAGTACGTCATTCCGGCCGCGGAAGTCGCTGCGATCGATCGCGTTAACCTCGAGGAACGGCGCAACCTTGTCAGCATGGCGGGGGCGATCTGA
- a CDS encoding carboxymuconolactone decarboxylase family protein translates to MARLPYLEADQVAPEYRDMLKRNTNLHKLLVNSPEMARAFNGIGGYIRFKSKLDPRLRELAILQVGWMEKSEYEFTHHVKIGREFGVTDEDIAGLMAETEGKPSTLEPLAKAILKGAREMVRELAMSEATFAEIKRHLSDEHMVDLVLTVAFYCGVVRVLATMKIDNEPYYREVLQQYPIPGVN, encoded by the coding sequence ATGGCCCGCCTGCCCTATCTCGAGGCCGACCAGGTCGCGCCTGAGTATCGCGACATGCTCAAGCGCAATACCAATTTGCACAAGCTGCTGGTCAACTCGCCGGAGATGGCTCGCGCTTTCAACGGCATCGGCGGCTACATCCGGTTCAAGAGCAAGCTCGACCCGCGACTGCGGGAGCTCGCCATCCTTCAGGTCGGCTGGATGGAGAAATCGGAGTACGAATTCACGCACCATGTGAAGATTGGCAGGGAGTTCGGCGTTACGGATGAAGACATCGCCGGCCTGATGGCGGAGACCGAAGGCAAGCCATCGACGCTGGAGCCGCTGGCCAAAGCGATCCTGAAAGGCGCCCGCGAGATGGTGCGCGAGCTCGCGATGTCGGAGGCGACCTTCGCCGAGATCAAGCGGCACCTTTCCGATGAGCATATGGTCGACCTTGTTCTGACCGTCGCATTCTATTGCGGCGTGGTGCGCGTTCTGGCCACCATGAAGATCGACAACGAGCCTTATTACAGAGAGGTACTCCAGCAGTACCCGATCCCCGGAGTGAATTGA
- a CDS encoding cytochrome (ubi)quinol oxidase subunit III, producing the protein MSMTATVGRAHADPHHIGVIVEHPGPASKRIVTAYGFWVFLLSDIVMFSCFFAAYAVLVSQTADGPKGSEIFEQRNVAIETVCLLLSSFTCGMASIAADVRNRLWFYLGMAVTCVLGLIFLAIEFREFADLVSRGYGPSRSAFLSAFFSLVGCHGLHVSAGVLWLLTMMAQVFAKGFRADVLRRMMCFALFWHALDIIWVGVFSVVYLLGSGV; encoded by the coding sequence ATGTCGATGACCGCGACTGTCGGCCGCGCGCACGCCGATCCCCATCACATCGGTGTTATCGTCGAGCATCCCGGGCCCGCGTCGAAGCGGATCGTGACCGCTTATGGCTTCTGGGTATTCCTGCTGTCCGACATCGTGATGTTCTCCTGCTTCTTTGCGGCTTACGCGGTGCTGGTCAGCCAGACCGCCGACGGCCCCAAGGGCTCGGAGATTTTTGAGCAGCGCAATGTCGCGATCGAAACCGTCTGTCTGCTGCTGTCGAGTTTCACATGCGGCATGGCCAGCATCGCCGCCGATGTGCGCAACCGGCTCTGGTTCTATCTCGGCATGGCCGTAACGTGTGTGCTCGGGCTGATCTTCCTCGCCATCGAGTTCAGGGAGTTCGCCGATCTCGTCTCCCGCGGCTATGGCCCGTCGCGCAGCGCCTTCCTGAGCGCGTTCTTCTCGTTGGTCGGCTGCCACGGCCTGCACGTTTCGGCCGGCGTGCTCTGGCTCCTCACCATGATGGCGCAGGTTTTTGCCAAGGGCTTTCGCGCCGATGTGCTGCGCCGGATGATGTGCTTTGCGCTGTTCTGGCACGCGCTCGACATCATCTGGGTTGGCGTCTTTTCCGTCGTCTATTTGCTTGGGAGTGGCGTATGA
- a CDS encoding cytochrome ubiquinol oxidase subunit II has product MNLLDPQGPVAAANSTILVDSVFIMLAIVVPTIVAILAFAFWFRASNTKARFQPDFVYSGRVEMVVWAIPALTVILLGGVAWIGSHQLDPRTPVPGTGSPVRIQVVSLDWKWLFIYPDQRIATVNSLTVPAGAELNFQLTSSSVMNVFFIPQLGSMIYTMNGMVTRLNLRADNEGKLQGLSAHFSGDGFPAMMFDVNVVSPLAFPDWVATTAKTDAVLNEDSYKKLMQQSIERGRPTYRLEDPRLFDLIASQHIPPGPGPELISDAGRPHSGGVDAR; this is encoded by the coding sequence ATGAATCTGCTCGATCCACAAGGGCCGGTGGCTGCCGCGAACAGCACCATCCTGGTCGATTCCGTCTTCATCATGCTCGCGATCGTGGTTCCCACCATTGTTGCGATCCTCGCTTTTGCGTTCTGGTTTCGCGCCTCCAACACCAAAGCACGCTTCCAGCCCGACTTCGTTTATTCCGGCCGCGTCGAGATGGTGGTGTGGGCGATCCCCGCGCTCACCGTCATTCTGCTCGGCGGCGTCGCATGGATCGGCTCGCACCAGCTCGATCCGAGGACGCCGGTGCCGGGCACCGGAAGTCCGGTGCGGATCCAGGTGGTCTCGCTCGACTGGAAGTGGCTGTTCATCTATCCCGACCAGCGCATTGCGACGGTCAATTCGTTGACAGTGCCCGCAGGCGCCGAGCTGAACTTTCAGCTGACGTCGTCGAGCGTGATGAACGTGTTCTTCATCCCGCAGCTCGGCAGCATGATCTACACCATGAACGGAATGGTCACGAGGCTGAACCTGCGTGCCGACAATGAGGGCAAGCTGCAAGGCCTCTCGGCACATTTCTCCGGCGACGGTTTTCCGGCCATGATGTTCGACGTCAACGTGGTCTCGCCGCTGGCCTTTCCCGACTGGGTAGCGACCACCGCGAAGACCGACGCCGTGCTGAACGAGGATAGCTACAAGAAGCTGATGCAGCAGAGCATCGAGAGGGGCAGGCCGACCTACCGGCTGGAAGATCCGCGCTTGTTCGACTTGATTGCAAGCCAGCACATTCCGCCGGGACCGGGACCGGAGCTCATCTCCGATGCCGGCCGTCCCCACAGTGGAGGCGTTGATGCTCGGTAA
- a CDS encoding SDR family NAD(P)-dependent oxidoreductase, whose protein sequence is MRLKDKVAIVVGAGQSPGEGMGNGRATALTFAREGAKVLCVDHHLESAQETVAMIAAKQGIAVAFRADVTKSADIKAMVAEAQVRWGRIDVLHNNVGVSLSGGDAELLQITEEAFDRVVAINLKSCILAAKEVIPIMRAQNGGAIINISSMAAITTYPYVAYKATKSAMIAFTEQLAYQNAEYGIRANVILPGLMNTPMAVDTRAREWHKTRAEVEAERDSKVPLRKKMGTGWDVANAALFLASDEANFITGVTLPVDGGASVRRG, encoded by the coding sequence ATGCGCCTGAAAGACAAGGTTGCGATCGTCGTCGGCGCCGGTCAGAGCCCCGGCGAAGGCATGGGCAACGGCCGCGCCACCGCACTGACCTTCGCACGAGAGGGCGCGAAGGTGCTGTGCGTCGATCATCATCTGGAATCGGCGCAGGAGACCGTCGCGATGATCGCCGCGAAGCAGGGCATCGCGGTGGCCTTCAGGGCCGACGTGACAAAATCTGCCGACATCAAGGCGATGGTGGCGGAGGCACAGGTACGCTGGGGCCGCATCGACGTGCTGCACAACAATGTCGGCGTGTCTCTCTCTGGCGGCGATGCCGAGCTGCTGCAAATCACCGAGGAGGCGTTCGATCGTGTCGTCGCGATCAATCTGAAGAGCTGTATTCTCGCGGCGAAGGAAGTGATCCCGATCATGCGCGCGCAGAACGGCGGCGCCATCATCAACATCTCGTCGATGGCGGCGATCACCACCTACCCATACGTCGCCTATAAGGCGACGAAATCGGCGATGATCGCCTTCACCGAGCAACTCGCCTACCAGAACGCCGAATACGGCATCCGCGCCAATGTCATTCTCCCCGGCCTGATGAACACGCCGATGGCGGTCGATACCCGCGCCCGCGAATGGCACAAGACCCGTGCCGAAGTCGAAGCCGAACGCGACAGCAAGGTGCCGCTGCGCAAGAAGATGGGCACGGGCTGGGACGTCGCCAATGCCGCGCTGTTCCTGGCGTCGGATGAGGCAAACTTCATCACCGGCGTGACGCTGCCGGTGGATGGCGGAGCGAGTGTGAGGCGGGGGTAG
- a CDS encoding PQQ-dependent sugar dehydrogenase has translation MVPAWLLVVCTVAQGEPVLQGKDAYGSWQADKPGTVRLIRPQDLAKPGASPSVSNPTRVTSRGSATPDVPDGFKIELLADGLSDARVLRVAPNGDIFVAETGPGRIRVLRLGEGGKVATNEIFASGLTRPFGIGFFPTGENPQWIYVANAGNVVRFLYHAGDLKAAGKADVVVADLAHGSGHSTRDIVFTPDGKRMLVSVGSASNVAEGMGSPPGGLEAWSRSQPLGASWGYEAERAAVLSFTPEGKDHKLYATGIRNCVGLAIQPQTSLPWCSTNERDGLGDDLVPDYVTSVKEGAFYGWPWFYIGSNEDPRHAGARPDLKDRVTVPDVLIQAHSASLGMTFYQGTQFPSEYQGDAFAAEHGSWNRSKRTGYKVIRIRMKDGKPTGEYEDFVTGFVVNDSQVWGRPVGIAVAKDGALLISEDTGGTIWRVTH, from the coding sequence ATGGTGCCCGCATGGCTGTTGGTCGTCTGCACCGTCGCGCAAGGCGAGCCGGTGCTGCAGGGCAAGGATGCCTATGGCAGCTGGCAGGCCGACAAGCCCGGTACCGTCAGGCTGATCCGCCCGCAGGATCTGGCCAAGCCAGGCGCCTCGCCCTCGGTCTCCAACCCCACGCGTGTGACGTCGCGTGGCAGTGCAACGCCTGATGTGCCCGATGGATTCAAGATCGAGCTGTTGGCCGACGGCCTGTCCGACGCTCGCGTGCTGCGCGTTGCGCCGAATGGCGATATCTTCGTCGCCGAGACCGGACCGGGACGCATTCGGGTGCTGCGTCTCGGCGAGGGCGGCAAGGTTGCGACCAACGAGATCTTTGCCAGCGGGCTCACCCGTCCTTTCGGCATCGGCTTTTTCCCGACCGGTGAGAATCCGCAATGGATCTATGTCGCCAATGCCGGCAACGTCGTCCGCTTTCTCTATCATGCCGGCGACCTGAAAGCGGCGGGCAAGGCGGATGTGGTGGTGGCGGACCTCGCGCACGGATCGGGCCATTCCACCCGCGACATCGTGTTCACGCCTGACGGCAAGCGCATGCTGGTGTCGGTCGGCTCCGCCAGCAATGTCGCTGAAGGCATGGGGAGCCCGCCCGGCGGACTGGAGGCCTGGTCGCGATCGCAGCCGCTCGGTGCCTCCTGGGGCTATGAGGCCGAGCGTGCCGCGGTGCTCTCATTCACGCCCGAGGGCAAGGACCACAAGCTCTACGCCACCGGCATCCGTAACTGCGTTGGTCTTGCGATCCAGCCGCAAACGAGCCTGCCCTGGTGCTCGACCAACGAGCGTGACGGCCTCGGCGACGATCTCGTGCCCGACTACGTCACCAGCGTGAAGGAAGGCGCTTTCTACGGCTGGCCTTGGTTCTACATCGGCAGCAACGAAGATCCGCGTCATGCCGGCGCGCGGCCGGACCTCAAGGACAGGGTGACGGTGCCTGATGTGTTGATCCAGGCGCATTCGGCCTCGCTCGGTATGACCTTCTACCAAGGCACGCAGTTTCCGTCCGAATATCAGGGCGACGCCTTCGCCGCCGAGCACGGTTCCTGGAACCGCTCCAAGCGCACCGGCTACAAGGTGATCCGCATCAGGATGAAGGACGGCAAGCCGACCGGCGAGTACGAGGATTTTGTTACGGGCTTCGTCGTGAACGATTCTCAAGTGTGGGGACGACCGGTCGGGATCGCGGTGGCCAAGGATGGCGCACTGCTGATCTCGGAAGATACGGGTGGGACCATCTGGCGAGTGACGCATTAG
- a CDS encoding SDR family NAD(P)-dependent oxidoreductase — MQGPEDDAGLTGKVALISGGGAAGDGIGNGRAAAILLARAGARVLVADRDLKLAGRTVEMIETEGGTAAAHGGDVTSESDCKQLVEAALDRWGRLDFLDNNVGIGSRGTVVDEAPEQYRRVMQVNVETMFLLSKHAIPAMIKTARGGAIVNISSISALRPRGLTTYTTSKAAIIGLTRAMAVDHGRDNIRVNCICPGPMYTPMVYARGMSEQARANRAKASLLKTEGTGWDVGHAVKFLLSNFARYITGQVLVVDGGVTLQAPERESQEH; from the coding sequence ATGCAGGGCCCCGAGGACGATGCCGGCCTCACCGGCAAGGTTGCGCTGATCAGCGGCGGCGGCGCCGCGGGCGACGGCATCGGCAACGGCCGCGCTGCAGCAATTCTGCTGGCCCGCGCCGGGGCAAGAGTGCTGGTGGCCGATCGCGACCTCAAGCTCGCCGGGCGCACTGTCGAGATGATCGAGACCGAGGGCGGCACGGCCGCGGCTCATGGCGGCGATGTCACCAGCGAGAGCGATTGCAAGCAGCTCGTCGAAGCCGCACTCGACCGCTGGGGCCGGCTCGATTTCCTTGACAACAATGTCGGCATCGGCAGCCGCGGCACCGTGGTCGACGAAGCACCCGAACAATACCGCCGCGTCATGCAGGTCAATGTCGAGACCATGTTCCTGCTGTCGAAGCATGCGATCCCCGCCATGATCAAGACCGCCAGGGGCGGCGCGATCGTCAACATCTCCTCGATATCGGCGCTGCGGCCGCGCGGGCTCACGACCTACACGACATCAAAAGCTGCGATCATCGGCCTCACGCGCGCCATGGCGGTCGATCACGGCCGCGACAACATCCGCGTCAACTGCATCTGCCCCGGACCGATGTACACGCCGATGGTCTATGCCCGCGGCATGAGCGAGCAGGCGCGCGCCAACCGCGCCAAGGCTTCCCTGCTCAAGACCGAAGGCACCGGCTGGGACGTCGGGCACGCAGTCAAATTCCTGCTCAGCAATTTTGCCCGCTACATCACCGGCCAGGTGCTGGTGGTCGACGGCGGAGTCACGCTGCAGGCTCCCGAACGCGAGTCACAAGAACACTAG
- a CDS encoding GMC family oxidoreductase encodes MKDPVDVLIIGAGASGAAVAWSLAETKMHILCLEQGGWMNPAEYPSTGRDWEARFFGEWSSSPNIRGRPEDYPVNDDNSPIKVVNYNAVGGSTVMYTAHWPRLHPSDFKVKTLDGVADDWPIDYDALTPFFEENDRMMGTSGLSGDPLSPLTHPPMPQQPMGLSGAIVGKAMNKLGWHWWPSDTTVATMDYEGRARCINLGHCTPACAQGAKSSTDITYWPHAIRAGVELRTHCRVREVTTDENGMATGVVYYDKDGIEQFQPAHVVIIACNGVGTPRLLLNSTSDRFPNGLANSSGLVGKNLMFHPYAQIYGYVKEPTDSNRAPPTCLWSKEWYDTDLSRGFVRGYGVQFVRGAGPVFEAVVSEQKGILPWGADHHRVFRKLNGHRLGFSAICEDLPEEHNQVTLDPVLKDSHGIPAPKIDYTISENSRKMMDHALARGREILETAGATDICVNSPIPWGGWHLLGTARMGTDPERSVVNEWGRTHDVKNLFIVDGSIFVTSGGVNPTSTIQALALYIADQMKQRLANLFD; translated from the coding sequence ATGAAAGACCCCGTGGACGTCCTGATCATCGGCGCCGGCGCTTCAGGCGCGGCGGTGGCGTGGTCGCTGGCCGAAACCAAGATGCACATTCTCTGCCTGGAGCAGGGCGGCTGGATGAACCCGGCGGAATATCCGAGCACGGGCCGGGATTGGGAGGCCAGGTTCTTCGGCGAATGGTCGTCGAGCCCCAATATCCGCGGCCGGCCCGAGGACTATCCTGTTAACGACGACAATTCCCCGATCAAGGTCGTGAATTATAACGCCGTCGGCGGCTCGACGGTCATGTACACCGCGCATTGGCCACGGCTGCACCCCTCCGATTTCAAGGTGAAGACGCTCGACGGCGTCGCCGACGACTGGCCGATCGATTACGACGCGCTGACGCCGTTCTTCGAAGAGAACGACCGCATGATGGGCACGTCGGGTCTCTCAGGCGATCCGCTGTCGCCGCTGACGCATCCGCCGATGCCGCAGCAGCCGATGGGATTGTCCGGCGCCATCGTCGGCAAGGCCATGAACAAGCTCGGTTGGCACTGGTGGCCATCGGACACGACGGTCGCGACCATGGACTATGAGGGCCGCGCGCGCTGCATCAATCTCGGCCATTGCACGCCGGCCTGCGCGCAGGGCGCAAAATCCTCGACCGATATCACCTATTGGCCGCATGCGATTCGCGCCGGCGTCGAGCTGCGCACGCATTGCCGGGTGCGCGAGGTCACCACCGACGAGAACGGCATGGCGACGGGCGTGGTCTATTACGACAAGGACGGCATCGAGCAGTTCCAGCCCGCGCATGTCGTGATCATCGCCTGCAACGGCGTGGGTACGCCGCGGCTGCTGCTCAACTCCACATCCGACCGCTTCCCGAACGGCCTTGCCAATTCGTCCGGCCTCGTCGGCAAGAATTTGATGTTCCACCCCTATGCGCAGATCTACGGCTATGTGAAGGAGCCGACCGACTCGAACCGTGCGCCGCCGACGTGCCTGTGGAGCAAGGAGTGGTACGACACGGACCTGTCGCGCGGCTTCGTGCGCGGCTATGGCGTCCAGTTCGTGCGCGGCGCAGGTCCCGTGTTCGAGGCTGTGGTCAGCGAGCAGAAGGGCATTCTGCCGTGGGGCGCGGATCATCACCGCGTCTTCCGCAAGCTCAATGGCCATCGGCTCGGCTTCTCCGCGATCTGCGAGGATCTACCGGAGGAGCACAACCAGGTCACGCTCGATCCCGTGCTGAAGGACAGCCACGGCATTCCGGCCCCGAAGATCGACTACACGATCTCCGAAAACAGCCGGAAGATGATGGACCATGCGCTCGCGCGCGGTCGGGAAATTCTCGAGACCGCGGGTGCGACCGACATCTGCGTCAATTCACCAATCCCCTGGGGCGGCTGGCACCTGCTCGGCACCGCGCGGATGGGCACTGACCCCGAGCGCTCCGTCGTCAACGAATGGGGTCGCACGCACGACGTGAAGAACCTCTTCATCGTCGATGGCAGCATCTTCGTCACCTCGGGTGGTGTGAACCCGACATCCACCATCCAGGCCCTCGCGCTCTACATCGCCGACCAGATGAAGCAGCGCCTCGCCAATTTGTTCGACTGA
- a CDS encoding thermonuclease family protein produces the protein MSSENSLAAARAFALVLFLALSGFVGTSSPAAALTAAATVRDANSIQLGDITYRLDGVDAPELDQVCIDDHADPWTCGLEARDQLTKLVGGKPVRCDDVGPEKNFGKRHRAICTVEGEKVSLNEQLVRLGFAIAREPLKANVKPAAAEAKAASSGIWKGCFVAPQEFRTGKKDGALLGAACRPDRDKEIRAVLFPEELTAPPNCAIKGKLAVRARVTGNIGIYHLRGCPSYAATTKPDRWFCSEDDAQASGFRKAYNCRRPK, from the coding sequence ATGTCCTCCGAAAATTCATTGGCCGCCGCCCGCGCCTTCGCGCTTGTTTTGTTTCTCGCTCTTTCCGGATTCGTGGGGACCTCCAGTCCCGCCGCCGCGCTGACTGCGGCCGCGACGGTCCGGGATGCCAATTCGATCCAGCTCGGCGACATCACCTACCGGCTCGATGGCGTCGACGCGCCGGAGCTGGACCAGGTCTGCATCGACGACCACGCCGATCCCTGGACCTGCGGCCTCGAGGCCCGCGACCAGCTCACCAAGCTGGTCGGCGGCAAGCCGGTGCGCTGTGACGACGTCGGTCCCGAGAAGAATTTCGGCAAGCGCCACCGCGCGATCTGCACGGTCGAGGGCGAGAAGGTGTCGTTGAACGAGCAACTGGTCAGGCTGGGCTTTGCCATCGCGCGCGAGCCGCTCAAGGCCAATGTCAAGCCGGCGGCGGCCGAGGCGAAGGCGGCGTCATCAGGCATCTGGAAAGGCTGCTTTGTTGCACCGCAAGAATTCCGCACCGGAAAGAAGGACGGCGCCCTGCTCGGCGCCGCCTGCCGGCCCGACCGCGACAAGGAGATTCGTGCTGTGCTGTTTCCCGAAGAGCTGACGGCGCCGCCGAACTGCGCCATCAAGGGCAAGCTCGCCGTGCGCGCCCGCGTCACCGGCAATATCGGCATTTATCACCTCAGGGGCTGCCCGAGCTATGCCGCGACCACCAAGCCGGATCGCTGGTTCTGCTCGGAGGACGACGCCCAGGCCTCCGGCTTCCGCAAGGCTTATAATTGCCGTCGGCCAAAGTGA
- the cyoD gene encoding cytochrome o ubiquinol oxidase subunit IV, whose protein sequence is MSDQTHIEHDLAPGEEEQHSVGERIVGYVVGLGLALLLTATSFFIAGTDLVWQPSIPVALIVLAIAQMGVHLVFFLHITTGPDNTNNVLALAFGLLVVFLVVGGTVWIMSHLNQNMPPMDQFIRMHS, encoded by the coding sequence ATGAGCGATCAGACGCACATCGAACATGACTTGGCGCCGGGCGAAGAAGAGCAACACAGCGTCGGCGAGCGCATCGTCGGCTATGTCGTCGGTCTCGGCCTCGCGCTGCTGCTCACCGCGACCTCATTCTTCATCGCCGGCACCGATCTGGTCTGGCAGCCTTCGATCCCCGTTGCGCTGATCGTGCTCGCGATCGCGCAGATGGGCGTGCATCTGGTGTTCTTCCTGCACATCACCACGGGGCCTGATAACACCAACAACGTGTTGGCGCTGGCCTTCGGCCTTCTGGTCGTCTTCCTGGTAGTCGGAGGAACGGTCTGGATCATGTCGCATCTCAACCAGAACATGCCGCCGATGGATCAGTTCATCCGGATGCACAGTTAG